One Phocaeicola dorei genomic region harbors:
- the surE gene encoding 5'/3'-nucleotidase SurE: MKREKPLILLSNDDGVEAKGLNELIRGLRGVGEMIVMAPDGPRSGASGAITSEHPVRYYKVREEEDLTVYKCTGTPVDCVKLALHTVVPRRPDVVIGGINHGDNSSVNVHYSGTMGVVIEGCLKGISSIGYSLCNHFADADFSSSLPYIRRITEQVLEHGLPLGICLNVNFPDTASLKGVRICRQTNGAWINEWKRSLHPRGGEYFWLTGEFDNYEPEAEDSDHWALGHGYVAVTPTQIDVTAYGMMNELKNWNLEV; encoded by the coding sequence ATGAAGAGAGAAAAACCGTTGATATTGCTGTCAAATGATGACGGCGTGGAAGCTAAGGGATTGAATGAGTTGATACGTGGGTTGCGTGGAGTGGGTGAAATGATCGTAATGGCGCCGGATGGTCCTCGTTCGGGAGCTTCGGGGGCGATCACTTCCGAACATCCTGTGCGGTATTACAAGGTACGTGAAGAGGAGGACTTGACTGTGTATAAATGTACGGGTACACCGGTAGATTGTGTGAAACTGGCATTGCATACAGTTGTTCCCCGTCGTCCCGATGTGGTGATAGGTGGAATAAACCACGGTGATAATTCTTCAGTGAATGTGCATTATTCCGGTACGATGGGGGTAGTGATTGAAGGGTGCCTGAAGGGGATTTCTTCTATCGGATATTCATTATGTAATCATTTTGCGGATGCTGATTTCTCTTCATCGCTGCCTTATATACGCCGTATTACTGAGCAGGTCCTGGAGCATGGCTTGCCTTTGGGTATTTGCTTGAATGTGAACTTTCCGGATACGGCTTCTTTGAAAGGGGTACGCATCTGCCGTCAGACGAATGGGGCTTGGATTAATGAATGGAAGCGTAGTCTGCATCCTCGGGGTGGAGAGTATTTCTGGCTGACCGGAGAGTTTGATAACTATGAACCGGAAGCGGAAGATTCGGACCACTGGGCATTAGGGCATGGGTATGTGGCGG